The following proteins come from a genomic window of Rhodohalobacter sp. 614A:
- a CDS encoding asparagine--tRNA ligase codes for MSITYIKSLANHQDQSVTLKGWIYNIRSSKAIHFLEVRDGTGLCQCIVAADDVSEEVFEAAGHLKQESSLEITGKVIKDDRSIGGYELHATDVKVIQIAENYPITPKEHGVEFLMENRHLWLRSQRQWAAMRVRNEIIFAIHTFFQGRGFVQMDSPIFTGNAAEGSTTLFETDYFDEKAYLAQTGQLYGEALAMAHGLIYTFGPTFRAEKSKTRRHLTEFWMMEPEMAFYDLEMNMDLAEDMIKAVVSTVLEKRQEELKILERDTSVLEKTASDAFKRMTYTEAVDKLKSDQTAALLDEMAESRETEKDEITKEREEIKKEHGSAKKWRKAQIDQRIKDIGARLDQIEEDLRNIPGWKESARNFEWGNDFGGSDETVLMMQYDVPVIVTHWPAEIKAFYMKRDETDKLALGMDILAPEGYGEIVGGSQREDSLEVLEERIAEEDLDKSVFEWYLDLRRFGSVPHSGYGLGLERTVAWICGLQHVRETIPFPRMLGRLRP; via the coding sequence ATGAGTATAACTTACATTAAGAGTCTGGCCAACCATCAGGATCAAAGCGTAACTCTAAAAGGTTGGATTTATAATATCAGAAGCAGCAAGGCGATCCACTTTTTGGAAGTTCGGGATGGCACCGGGCTTTGCCAATGTATTGTAGCGGCAGATGATGTTTCTGAAGAAGTATTTGAAGCGGCCGGTCATCTAAAACAGGAGAGTTCACTGGAGATCACCGGAAAGGTGATAAAAGATGATCGAAGTATTGGCGGATATGAATTGCATGCAACCGATGTAAAAGTGATTCAAATTGCCGAGAATTACCCGATCACTCCCAAAGAACACGGTGTGGAATTTTTGATGGAAAACCGCCATCTGTGGCTTCGCAGTCAGCGGCAATGGGCAGCTATGAGGGTTCGAAACGAAATTATTTTCGCTATTCATACTTTCTTCCAGGGACGCGGATTTGTGCAGATGGATTCGCCCATTTTTACCGGAAATGCCGCCGAGGGAAGTACCACTCTTTTTGAAACCGATTATTTTGATGAAAAAGCTTACCTGGCCCAAACCGGTCAGCTATATGGAGAAGCTCTTGCCATGGCCCATGGATTGATTTATACATTCGGGCCGACTTTTCGTGCCGAGAAATCCAAAACCCGGCGCCATTTGACGGAATTTTGGATGATGGAGCCGGAAATGGCTTTTTATGATCTGGAAATGAATATGGATCTGGCGGAAGATATGATTAAGGCGGTTGTCTCCACGGTTCTGGAAAAACGGCAGGAAGAGCTGAAAATACTGGAAAGAGATACTTCTGTGTTGGAAAAAACAGCATCAGATGCGTTTAAGCGAATGACATACACCGAAGCGGTGGATAAATTGAAAAGTGATCAAACTGCTGCTTTATTGGATGAGATGGCCGAATCCCGCGAAACAGAAAAAGATGAAATCACAAAAGAGCGCGAAGAGATTAAAAAAGAGCACGGCTCGGCCAAAAAATGGAGAAAAGCCCAGATTGATCAGCGGATCAAAGACATTGGCGCGCGATTGGACCAGATCGAAGAAGACCTCAGAAATATTCCGGGATGGAAAGAGTCGGCCCGAAATTTTGAATGGGGAAATGATTTTGGCGGCAGCGACGAAACCGTTTTAATGATGCAATATGATGTTCCGGTTATTGTAACTCACTGGCCGGCTGAAATCAAAGCCTTTTACATGAAGCGCGACGAAACGGATAAACTGGCTTTGGGCATGGATATTCTTGCACCTGAGGGATATGGAGAGATTGTAGGAGGGAGTCAACGGGAAGACAGTCTGGAAGTTCTTGAAGAACGAATAGCAGAGGAAGACCTGGATAAAAGTGTATTTGAGTGGTATCTCGATCTCAGGAGATTTGGGTCGGTTCCACATTCTGGTTACGGGCTTGGATTGGAACGAACCGTGGCATGGATTTGCGGTTTGCAGCACGTACGGGAGACGATTCCTTTTCCACGAATGCTTGGAAGACTTCGGCCTTAG
- a CDS encoding sensor histidine kinase, whose product MQIPLFKAFKTDYHFRTSTGLAGILVVLVLFGTACQSPQNQVPSDALVMQEVEQINALVDSLVINENPDPVGFILRMKPKREEARFSDEYRKYMAAMYYHIYRRNFDVALRYADRTLQLFENKSDDPAVQRHYLYAILGKVDVLRRKKLYGTSIQYLLQGWQMINVDETPCLASLYLGRLATVSYMQENYHNAIDYRNKAWNATEVCEDSSNFSYSEKKFQYFQNIASAYSEVSQSDSALSYINLSLDVIDTELEEKAKTEANRHFIEMAKGVALGNYANELYKVGEQQKAEEFWKESIRINLQPGFADEHAQFMRIYLAEFYINAGRMIEADTLLNNVKTWLDSNTSETGKRRWLKASWQWLENNGDYRQAYEVYHQYVELQTSVYESRRELVTLDLNSQIQLLENQHHLEQMEADSQLRNAYFIFILVISMMALAILFLVWRSWKNSQKSVLRLKDLNYAIRKKNLQLEEQNRAISKIMSIVSHDLRSPLSGVREISAVMKGDETLGKEHRKWAGLIHSTTNQSLKLMKEILNFNLHKTGNNGFKRIPVLKKSVSVRSFLQNCVDLLQLKANEKNQTIHLECPAKLNAYMDKDKMTRVINNVIDNAIKFSPRNTSIEVKAEKKPSSMLISITDYGIGIPEQKIDEIFDIHSHSSKRRGTDNEESHGLGLSISKEIVEAHGGAIWLESQELAGTTFFIELPTNSSKNVKALTPRYDKDSSS is encoded by the coding sequence ATGCAGATACCCTTATTTAAAGCTTTTAAAACCGATTATCATTTTAGGACTTCTACCGGTCTTGCGGGGATCCTGGTTGTATTGGTTTTGTTTGGAACGGCTTGCCAATCTCCTCAAAATCAAGTGCCATCCGATGCCTTGGTGATGCAAGAAGTTGAACAAATAAACGCTTTGGTAGATAGTCTTGTAATCAACGAAAACCCGGATCCTGTCGGCTTTATCTTAAGGATGAAACCGAAGAGGGAAGAAGCACGTTTTTCGGACGAGTATAGAAAATATATGGCGGCGATGTATTACCATATATACAGAAGAAATTTTGATGTGGCACTCCGATATGCCGACCGTACACTTCAGCTTTTTGAAAATAAAAGTGATGATCCGGCCGTACAGAGGCATTATCTCTATGCAATTCTTGGAAAGGTGGATGTATTAAGAAGGAAAAAACTTTATGGTACATCCATACAATATTTGCTCCAGGGCTGGCAAATGATCAATGTGGATGAGACGCCATGCCTTGCTTCTCTATATTTGGGAAGATTGGCTACGGTAAGCTACATGCAGGAGAATTATCATAATGCAATTGATTACCGGAATAAGGCCTGGAATGCCACAGAAGTATGTGAAGATTCATCCAACTTTTCGTATTCAGAAAAGAAATTCCAGTATTTCCAAAATATTGCATCCGCTTATTCGGAAGTAAGCCAGTCAGACAGTGCTCTGTCTTATATAAACCTCTCTTTAGATGTTATTGATACTGAACTGGAGGAAAAGGCTAAAACGGAGGCGAATCGCCATTTTATAGAAATGGCAAAAGGAGTTGCCCTGGGTAACTATGCAAATGAGCTTTACAAAGTAGGTGAACAACAAAAAGCTGAAGAATTCTGGAAAGAGAGTATCCGCATAAATCTGCAACCGGGCTTTGCCGATGAACACGCACAGTTTATGAGAATTTACCTGGCAGAATTTTACATTAACGCTGGGCGAATGATTGAAGCCGACACATTACTCAACAATGTGAAAACGTGGCTGGATTCCAATACGAGTGAGACCGGGAAAAGAAGATGGCTAAAAGCTTCCTGGCAATGGTTGGAAAATAATGGAGATTACAGGCAGGCTTATGAGGTTTACCATCAATATGTGGAGTTACAAACCTCTGTGTATGAATCCAGAAGAGAACTTGTCACACTCGATTTAAACAGTCAAATACAATTGCTTGAGAATCAACATCACCTTGAGCAGATGGAAGCAGATAGCCAACTACGCAACGCCTATTTCATTTTTATACTTGTAATATCAATGATGGCATTGGCTATTCTTTTTCTGGTGTGGAGAAGCTGGAAAAATTCCCAAAAAAGCGTCTTGCGGTTAAAAGATCTGAATTATGCCATTCGTAAAAAAAATCTGCAGCTTGAGGAACAAAATAGGGCGATATCAAAAATAATGAGTATTGTCAGTCACGATCTTCGAAGCCCGTTATCGGGTGTTCGGGAAATTTCTGCAGTTATGAAAGGTGATGAAACATTAGGAAAAGAACATCGAAAATGGGCGGGTCTTATTCATAGTACCACCAACCAATCCCTCAAACTTATGAAGGAAATCTTGAATTTTAACCTTCATAAAACCGGAAATAATGGCTTTAAGCGAATCCCCGTATTAAAAAAATCAGTCTCGGTACGCTCATTTTTGCAAAACTGTGTTGATCTTCTTCAGTTGAAGGCAAACGAAAAAAATCAAACCATTCATCTTGAATGCCCAGCCAAACTTAACGCTTATATGGATAAGGATAAGATGACAAGGGTGATAAATAACGTAATTGACAATGCTATAAAATTTAGCCCGAGAAATACCTCCATTGAGGTGAAAGCTGAAAAAAAGCCTTCATCAATGCTCATTTCGATTACTGATTACGGTATAGGTATTCCAGAACAAAAGATAGATGAAATATTCGACATTCATTCCCATTCATCAAAAAGGCGTGGCACAGATAATGAAGAATCCCATGGCCTCGGTCTGTCGATTTCAAAGGAAATTGTTGAAGCTCATGGAGGAGCTATCTGGTTGGAAAGCCAGGAATTGGCAGGAACCACTTTTTTTATTGAACTCCCCACTAATTCGTCAAAAAATGTTAAAGCGCTGACCCCGAGATATGATAAAGATAGTAGTAGCTGA
- a CDS encoding choice-of-anchor E domain-containing protein, whose protein sequence is MKRLNKEYIQIFTGLTVYDRPERLHKIRRTSFFSVASLLMVLASMVTVVPQAHAQLETVSGGSFLGDLQSTDFDDQTGTLQLFDSDLGILTGIEITYSGFGETVINVSNLAGSGSSANGSVATSLNMFYTSTNPDIDEVILTTPNVNTAPTSYYDWEAPLEITFSYPISNLEPGESVSSGTLTQNVEDNTESFSPSSGDFGAFQNAGGGTFEVTCFSGTYLNTALTGGNNESDQVTSAGCGMEITYTYLPSPTNITITEGPCWRTISSPEEQSYADFFGAFETGGTNYGGLWTQGSGITGARSSTGGANVFTLNSDGTDWTPVTNLNATMPAGTGVLISVFEQDEFENASSAGFPKVADFGDISSPTNLTLGTPNGTTSAGAGFSMLGNPFNTAIDFNLLYENATGIQQAAWVYDRNADGGSGGWVSTNDAGLGDLTDGIIAAGQGFVVQNTAIPGTPSVDFQDPVKIPKTGTFYGKKADKPDHLRIEVRGENVYNSAWVQLSNNGSIAEITSSDVVQFYPFEEDYAVLSTVKQGEMMDIGHFPYPSEQVSIPLSIETTSNKPMTLSLTDLKIGVTAPLYLHDTVTGESIELTEGAEYTFTPNGAPAKAIVGCLTAPTGLTRPAGVNKNTGPRFLINTQASINSGSEQPSAYDLQQNYPNPFNPTTQITYQLPQQSEVTLSVYDMAGRHVSTLVNESVNAGTHTVDFDGSRLSSGVYMYRLHAGSTVLTRKLTLIK, encoded by the coding sequence ATGAAGAGATTAAATAAAGAATATATTCAGATTTTTACTGGTTTGACAGTATATGACCGGCCCGAGAGGCTTCACAAGATTAGGCGCACATCTTTTTTCAGCGTGGCTTCGTTGTTGATGGTTCTCGCCTCGATGGTGACGGTTGTGCCCCAAGCCCATGCACAGCTTGAAACCGTTTCTGGCGGGAGTTTTCTGGGTGATTTACAATCCACAGATTTCGATGATCAGACTGGAACGTTACAGCTCTTCGATTCGGATTTGGGAATACTGACCGGTATTGAAATCACTTATTCAGGTTTCGGCGAAACGGTGATAAATGTTTCTAATCTCGCAGGATCTGGTTCAAGTGCTAATGGAAGTGTCGCAACCTCATTAAATATGTTTTATACGTCTACCAATCCTGATATCGACGAGGTAATTCTAACAACTCCAAACGTAAACACTGCCCCTACTAGCTATTATGATTGGGAGGCCCCTTTGGAGATAACATTCTCTTATCCCATTTCTAATCTTGAACCAGGTGAATCAGTGAGTTCTGGTACATTAACACAAAATGTAGAGGATAATACAGAATCCTTCAGCCCCTCTTCCGGTGATTTCGGTGCCTTCCAGAATGCTGGCGGAGGAACATTCGAGGTCACCTGCTTTTCTGGTACTTATCTAAATACTGCTCTTACTGGTGGTAATAACGAATCAGATCAAGTGACCAGTGCCGGTTGCGGGATGGAAATTACGTATACCTACTTACCTAGTCCTACAAACATCACCATCACTGAAGGCCCTTGCTGGCGTACTATCTCCTCACCTGAAGAACAAAGCTACGCAGACTTTTTTGGCGCTTTTGAAACAGGTGGCACAAACTACGGCGGCCTTTGGACACAAGGAAGTGGTATCACCGGTGCTCGTTCTTCTACCGGAGGTGCAAATGTATTTACATTAAACAGTGACGGAACTGATTGGACCCCTGTTACCAACTTGAACGCAACCATGCCGGCCGGTACCGGAGTGCTTATCTCTGTATTTGAGCAGGATGAGTTTGAAAACGCAAGCTCAGCCGGATTTCCAAAAGTAGCCGATTTCGGTGATATTAGCAGCCCCACCAATCTCACATTGGGAACCCCCAATGGCACTACCAGTGCAGGCGCCGGGTTTAGCATGTTAGGAAATCCATTTAACACTGCCATTGACTTCAACCTTTTATATGAGAATGCCACAGGTATCCAGCAGGCCGCTTGGGTATACGATCGCAACGCTGATGGCGGTAGTGGCGGATGGGTCTCCACCAACGATGCGGGACTCGGAGACTTAACGGATGGCATTATCGCTGCCGGCCAGGGATTTGTTGTGCAAAATACAGCGATTCCTGGCACACCCAGTGTTGACTTTCAGGACCCTGTTAAAATTCCCAAAACCGGAACATTTTATGGGAAAAAGGCTGATAAGCCGGACCACTTGCGCATAGAAGTTCGCGGAGAAAATGTTTATAACTCAGCTTGGGTACAGCTTTCCAATAACGGTAGCATCGCTGAAATTACCAGTAGTGACGTTGTACAGTTTTATCCCTTTGAAGAAGATTATGCTGTGCTTTCTACTGTAAAACAAGGAGAAATGATGGATATCGGGCATTTCCCTTATCCCAGCGAACAGGTAAGCATTCCCCTTTCAATTGAAACCACTTCTAACAAACCGATGACTCTGAGCCTTACCGATTTGAAGATTGGGGTAACGGCACCACTCTACTTGCATGACACCGTTACCGGAGAAAGCATAGAGCTGACCGAGGGAGCTGAGTATACCTTCACCCCAAATGGTGCTCCGGCCAAAGCTATTGTGGGCTGTTTGACTGCCCCCACAGGCTTAACCAGGCCTGCAGGTGTGAACAAAAATACGGGTCCCCGCTTTTTAATTAATACTCAGGCAAGCATCAACAGCGGATCGGAACAGCCATCGGCCTATGATCTGCAACAGAACTATCCAAACCCGTTCAACCCAACTACACAGATAACCTACCAGCTTCCACAACAATCGGAGGTTACCCTTTCAGTTTATGATATGGCAGGTCGTCATGTATCCACACTTGTTAATGAAAGTGTAAACGCGGGAACCCACACGGTGGACTTCGATGGGTCTCGCCTCTCCAGTGGTGTTTACATGTACCGCTTGCACGCCGGATCAACTGTACTTACCCGTAAACTGACACTGATTAAATAA
- a CDS encoding response regulator, which yields MIKIVVADDHVLTREGLKNRIQKEAIDMKIVDEASNASELLKKIHAEQPDVVILDITLPDKNGLDVLKDIKINYPKIKVIVLSMHPEERYAVRAYKAGASGYLSKDRENLTSELIRAIRVIISQNRRYVTKEVASQLAEYIQSSGFKKHLELSDREFQVFCLIAMGKTIKEIAKQLSITIQTVYTYRNRAKEKLDLETDADFTRYAIQHNLID from the coding sequence ATGATAAAGATAGTAGTAGCTGACGATCATGTACTCACTCGTGAAGGACTAAAAAACCGTATTCAAAAAGAAGCTATCGACATGAAAATTGTTGATGAAGCTTCTAATGCTTCGGAACTCTTGAAAAAGATCCATGCAGAGCAACCCGATGTGGTTATTCTTGATATTACCCTTCCGGATAAAAACGGCCTGGATGTATTGAAGGATATAAAAATCAATTATCCCAAAATAAAGGTTATTGTGCTGAGTATGCATCCCGAGGAGAGGTATGCTGTTCGGGCATATAAGGCTGGAGCGTCAGGATATCTTTCAAAAGACAGAGAAAATCTTACCAGCGAATTGATTAGAGCCATTCGGGTCATTATATCCCAAAACCGGAGGTATGTCACAAAGGAAGTAGCTTCCCAGCTTGCCGAGTACATCCAGAGTTCGGGCTTTAAAAAACATCTGGAGCTGTCTGATCGTGAGTTTCAGGTATTTTGCTTGATTGCTATGGGAAAAACCATCAAAGAAATTGCGAAGCAACTTTCAATTACCATTCAAACCGTTTATACCTATCGGAATCGGGCAAAAGAAAAGCTGGATCTTGAGACAGATGCTGATTTTACCCGATACGCTATTCAGCACAATTTGATTGACTGA
- a CDS encoding T9SS type A sorting domain-containing protein: protein MACSPVDKKTPFAGHKKINGKYFWVILILCFIPFQAQSQNSDITHIYTNYNGGWSSGVGALNPTPTDDSSILLGFTVGGTTYSTGVNNTILENLLGASSYENTEFRALPVEEIQTGGSTFIGIPYRWQGVVQEGGGSNSGYQTLPYQNYIYYLTDGDQGLELGTAVFNIAQGFNSEYPVESIDANEIGTETSPDIIVTQMGDPGATDTFRFVDTNGTTVGNEVQVALGDIDPVGESIWAFFDPGTFQYTASQPGNSNPAENTRAIRLRVFDLADFGLNASNVDDVTTFVHILGGQSDVAFVGSYNENTITFVLSDLEITKEISPTGPVSSGNTITFIVEVTNNGPSDATNVVVEDQLPSGYTYQSDNSGGSYNSLTGEWNIGSLANGASETLEIVAVVNASGNYENSATVTGDESDPNQLNNTDTASLASVSLELTGGPCWRMLSSPVDGLTYAEMLDGLWTQGVAGAEYEQGDSNVFVWNNTVSDNESGWIAPTTLNQEITPGTGFLISVFADDDYDGPEKPEDPFAKTISLLGAAHQGDVTPPMNDTNGGWTLVGNPYANPISFSALTTDQLTGAAYVYDRNYNGTGGWRSTDTENYGDLIDGAIASGQGFFVQNNGDGSLTFTEATQTTGGQFYGKKNELRDFVRLEVRGPSGVNSLWIRFSDRGSEERVYGDAIELQPLSEEYALFASRKVDGTLSDIGHFPMPTEEINIPVSVQATQPGTYSISATDLDIPVGTELYLYDQHTGESVPITSSLDYSFTLLQQEKTSPDTEGIVPCTATPQQAKTTVAADRFLITTLQNNSTSELPEDIRLKQNFPNPFNPSTIISYELPQSSTVRLEIFDMIGRQVATLVDGMIEAGEHQVNFDASHLTSGIYLYRLTAIGSNGSQQVFTRKLTVVK, encoded by the coding sequence GTGGCTTGTTCTCCAGTTGATAAAAAAACCCCTTTTGCAGGGCACAAGAAAATAAATGGCAAATACTTTTGGGTGATACTGATCTTGTGCTTTATCCCCTTCCAGGCACAGTCGCAAAATTCGGATATTACGCACATCTATACGAATTACAACGGCGGATGGAGTTCCGGTGTAGGAGCTTTAAACCCAACTCCAACGGATGACTCAAGTATCCTGCTGGGATTTACTGTAGGTGGTACAACCTATTCAACCGGGGTTAATAATACTATCCTGGAAAATTTACTGGGTGCCAGCTCTTATGAAAATACCGAATTCAGAGCCTTGCCTGTAGAAGAGATACAAACAGGTGGAAGTACCTTTATCGGAATTCCATACAGATGGCAGGGTGTTGTTCAGGAAGGAGGCGGATCGAATAGCGGATATCAAACATTACCCTATCAAAATTATATCTACTACTTAACAGATGGCGATCAGGGATTGGAGCTGGGAACCGCTGTATTTAATATAGCACAAGGCTTTAACTCAGAATATCCTGTTGAATCAATTGATGCAAATGAGATTGGCACTGAAACATCGCCGGATATTATTGTTACGCAAATGGGTGATCCCGGTGCGACCGACACCTTCAGGTTTGTGGATACTAACGGAACAACCGTTGGGAATGAAGTTCAGGTCGCGTTAGGAGATATTGATCCTGTGGGAGAATCCATTTGGGCATTTTTTGATCCCGGCACCTTCCAGTATACGGCAAGTCAGCCGGGCAATAGTAATCCTGCAGAGAATACGCGTGCCATTCGGCTGCGTGTTTTTGATCTGGCCGATTTTGGATTAAATGCTTCGAATGTCGATGACGTAACTACTTTTGTTCATATTCTCGGCGGGCAATCTGATGTTGCTTTTGTAGGATCCTACAATGAAAATACCATTACGTTCGTCTTATCCGATTTGGAAATCACGAAAGAAATTTCTCCAACAGGACCGGTAAGTTCCGGGAATACGATTACGTTTATCGTGGAAGTGACCAACAATGGTCCTTCAGATGCCACAAATGTTGTCGTAGAAGATCAGTTGCCCAGTGGATATACCTATCAAAGTGATAATTCCGGGGGATCCTATAATTCTTTGACAGGTGAATGGAATATCGGCTCTCTTGCAAATGGAGCAAGTGAGACATTAGAAATTGTGGCTGTAGTTAATGCCTCTGGCAATTACGAAAATTCAGCTACTGTTACGGGAGATGAATCTGACCCTAACCAACTAAATAATACAGATACAGCTTCTTTGGCAAGTGTTTCCCTAGAATTAACCGGTGGCCCTTGCTGGCGGATGCTTTCTTCTCCCGTTGATGGTTTGACCTATGCTGAAATGCTGGATGGACTTTGGACGCAAGGGGTCGCCGGGGCTGAGTATGAACAGGGGGATTCCAATGTATTTGTCTGGAATAACACCGTTTCTGATAATGAAAGCGGATGGATTGCCCCCACCACACTCAACCAGGAGATTACTCCCGGCACCGGATTTCTCATCAGTGTGTTTGCCGATGACGACTATGATGGTCCCGAGAAGCCTGAAGATCCATTTGCCAAAACCATCTCTCTGTTAGGAGCGGCTCATCAAGGAGATGTCACTCCTCCGATGAACGACACCAACGGCGGGTGGACTCTTGTTGGAAATCCTTATGCCAACCCCATTAGTTTTTCTGCCTTAACGACCGACCAACTCACAGGCGCTGCCTACGTTTATGACCGTAATTATAATGGAACCGGTGGATGGCGAAGTACGGACACGGAAAATTATGGAGATCTGATTGATGGAGCTATTGCTTCGGGACAAGGCTTTTTTGTCCAAAATAACGGAGACGGATCCCTCACCTTCACAGAAGCCACCCAAACAACCGGTGGACAGTTTTATGGCAAAAAGAACGAATTGCGAGATTTTGTACGATTAGAAGTACGAGGGCCATCCGGTGTCAACTCCCTTTGGATTCGATTCTCTGACCGTGGCTCTGAAGAGCGCGTGTATGGAGATGCAATTGAGCTTCAACCGCTTTCTGAAGAATATGCTTTATTTGCCTCTCGAAAAGTGGATGGCACTCTCTCTGATATCGGTCATTTTCCCATGCCGACTGAAGAAATAAATATTCCTGTTTCCGTTCAGGCTACACAACCCGGAACTTACTCCATTTCCGCAACAGACCTGGATATTCCTGTTGGCACAGAACTTTACCTGTACGATCAACACACGGGAGAATCGGTTCCGATTACTTCCTCTCTTGACTATTCCTTTACCCTTTTGCAACAGGAGAAAACTTCACCTGATACGGAGGGAATCGTTCCCTGTACGGCTACTCCACAACAGGCTAAAACCACCGTGGCGGCTGATCGGTTTTTGATTACGACTCTTCAGAATAATAGTACAAGCGAATTGCCAGAAGACATTCGTCTCAAACAAAACTTCCCAAATCCGTTCAATCCTTCTACCATTATTAGTTATGAATTGCCACAGAGTAGCACCGTACGCCTGGAAATTTTTGATATGATTGGGCGACAGGTTGCTACACTTGTTGATGGAATGATAGAAGCCGGAGAACATCAGGTTAATTTTGACGCTTCCCACCTGACCAGCGGAATTTATCTATACAGGCTGACTGCTATCGGATCTAATGGCAGCCAACAGGTTTTCACCAGGAAATTGACAGTCGTTAAATAA